One region of Vallitalea okinawensis genomic DNA includes:
- a CDS encoding response regulator transcription factor, whose translation MIRCMIAEDYETLNNIFYNIINYEKDMDVVFRASSGKELYEQVVKEQPDVILMDVEMETPLAGVEYSSRILAKYPDVRIIILTCHEDEEIIIKAYEAGVVDYVLKDNSSSEILEAIRAAYNDTSPIRSYAANAIRKQLKEIGSYKNSLLSITNILSTLTISELDVLRLLLDGKKQKEIAKVRHVELSTVKFHVSSILKKFKCKRATEVINTIKDLNLEALFQEQ comes from the coding sequence ATGATCAGATGTATGATTGCTGAAGATTACGAGACACTTAACAATATATTTTATAACATTATCAACTACGAAAAGGATATGGATGTAGTCTTTCGGGCCTCTTCTGGTAAAGAGCTTTATGAACAAGTAGTAAAAGAACAACCAGATGTGATCTTAATGGATGTGGAGATGGAGACACCTTTAGCAGGTGTTGAATACAGCAGTAGGATATTAGCCAAGTATCCAGATGTAAGAATTATTATATTAACTTGCCACGAAGATGAAGAGATCATTATCAAAGCCTATGAGGCGGGAGTAGTTGATTATGTTTTAAAGGATAATTCGTCTTCGGAGATATTAGAAGCTATCCGAGCGGCTTATAATGATACCTCACCTATACGTTCTTATGCAGCGAATGCCATTAGAAAACAACTGAAAGAGATAGGAAGCTATAAGAATAGTTTATTATCCATTACCAATATACTATCGACTTTAACCATTTCTGAACTAGATGTGCTACGACTATTATTGGATGGTAAAAAGCAAAAAGAAATTGCTAAGGTACGCCACGTTGAACTCAGTACGGTGAAGTTTCATGTCAGCAGTATATTGAAGAAATTTAAATGTAAACGAGCAACAGAAGTCATTAACACCATTAAAGATCTAAATTTAGAGGCTTTATTCCAAGAGCAATAA
- a CDS encoding carbohydrate ABC transporter permease, whose translation MGNAKINRNSSPSLMYERGMRRVIKSVPGFLVKIFLNLWCGFSLFAFLWILIGSLKTNRELFENVWGFFQAPQWSNYANVWNNYHLNTYFINSLLVVLGAVFGLIAICAPASYVLSRIPFKFKEAFSRFFTFGMGVPYQLLLVPLFFVLFSLKLINSLVGLCLVYIALSIPFTIFLMMGFFKTLPSQLEEAAYIDGCSPIKTFFKIMLPLGRPALVTSGIFNLIWLWNEFLLALTLLTKDSKYTLSIGLYSLQGSMQYTGDWVSLFAGFTTVVVPTFMVYILLSRTIMEGLTMGAVKE comes from the coding sequence ATGGGAAATGCAAAGATCAATCGGAATAGTAGTCCTTCCTTAATGTATGAACGTGGTATGCGAAGGGTTATAAAGAGTGTGCCTGGGTTTTTAGTGAAGATATTTTTAAACTTATGGTGTGGGTTTTCATTATTTGCCTTTTTGTGGATACTCATTGGTTCCTTGAAGACCAATCGGGAACTTTTTGAAAATGTATGGGGGTTCTTCCAAGCGCCACAGTGGAGTAATTATGCTAACGTTTGGAACAACTATCACTTGAATACCTACTTTATCAACAGTTTATTAGTTGTATTAGGAGCGGTCTTTGGCTTGATTGCTATCTGTGCTCCAGCATCTTATGTTCTATCAAGAATACCTTTTAAATTCAAGGAAGCATTTTCGCGGTTTTTTACATTTGGTATGGGCGTACCTTATCAATTGCTATTAGTACCACTATTCTTTGTTTTATTCAGTTTGAAATTAATCAATAGTCTAGTAGGTCTTTGCTTAGTTTATATAGCTTTATCCATACCATTTACTATTTTCTTAATGATGGGATTCTTTAAGACACTACCCAGTCAATTAGAGGAAGCAGCTTATATCGATGGATGCTCTCCTATCAAAACATTTTTTAAGATCATGTTACCACTTGGGCGCCCAGCTTTAGTTACATCCGGTATATTTAATCTCATTTGGCTTTGGAATGAATTTTTATTAGCATTAACATTATTGACTAAGGACAGCAAGTACACTTTATCCATAGGCTTGTATTCTTTACAAGGTTCTATGCAATACACAGGAGATTGGGTTTCTTTATTTGCTGGTTTTACAACGGTTGTAGTACCTACATTTATGGTGTATATTCTTCTATCACGAACGATCATGGAAGGTTTGACTATGGGAGCAGTGAAAGAGTGA
- a CDS encoding Mini-ribonuclease 3 — protein MTKELDSWFEALNIPKVNTRQYSPLVLAFMGDSIYDLIIRTKVVAKANAPVNKLHSECRTYVKASAQAVIVKGIMDKLTDEEVAVFKRGRNAKSASVPKNANLMDYKNATGFEALLGYLYLEGRMERIFEIINFGIEGLEQDTTEE, from the coding sequence ATGACAAAGGAATTAGATAGTTGGTTTGAGGCACTTAATATACCAAAGGTGAATACAAGACAATATTCACCTTTGGTCTTAGCATTTATGGGTGACTCCATCTATGATTTAATCATACGTACTAAAGTGGTAGCAAAGGCAAATGCACCTGTTAATAAGTTGCATTCAGAATGCAGAACCTATGTCAAAGCTTCCGCTCAAGCAGTAATAGTTAAAGGCATCATGGACAAGCTGACAGATGAAGAGGTAGCTGTATTCAAAAGAGGAAGAAATGCTAAGTCCGCATCAGTTCCTAAGAATGCCAATCTAATGGATTACAAAAATGCCACAGGATTTGAAGCACTATTAGGTTATTTATATTTAGAAGGTAGGATGGAACGCATCTTCGAAATTATTAATTTTGGGATTGAAGGACTGGAGCAAGATACGACGGAGGAATAG
- a CDS encoding putative polysaccharide biosynthesis protein, whose product MSNNTKKFVHGAVLLSIAGIATKLINMFFKVPLQAFVGDEGLAFYYNPYPIYTLFIAIFITGISSAMSKMVSEKLAFNRYEEAHTIFKYMLMILVVLGGLSSILLFGLTEFIVDIAGWDPGTVYALKGMAISPVILAIVGAIRGYFQGMQNMLPSAFAQIFESLGKVIFGIGFVMFLLSMGYDIDYAAGGAAVGLSIGVFLSMLFLVVMYGYKRKSILKKVKEDQSGNAIVFSQVFKSIFTIAIPIAIGAACYTMMNFIDSFTIVRELKHVGLDFAAANEMMGQKIKADTFINIPMVLSVSLVISILPAISEAVALKDIKQLKEKIDIASKLAYLIALPASIGIFILAKPLLQLFFFSDPSGAGVLAIYSLSILFVIMAQTYTAVLQGIGNVYLPLINLAIASAIKLCFNMMLINDALYVKGAVLSSVIAYGSLAILNYITVSKKTNYKINIPFLLKGFISTLVMGICTYGTFYFIQKMTSIAILQIGVSVMVGVLVYGILIILTQALKEEDYYYIPQGERIYKIINKIFYRGR is encoded by the coding sequence ATGTCGAATAATACAAAGAAATTTGTGCATGGGGCAGTTTTATTATCCATTGCAGGTATTGCAACAAAACTGATTAACATGTTCTTTAAAGTACCTTTACAAGCCTTTGTTGGTGATGAAGGTCTGGCTTTTTATTACAATCCTTATCCCATCTATACATTATTTATTGCAATTTTTATTACTGGTATTTCATCGGCCATGTCTAAGATGGTATCTGAGAAGTTAGCCTTTAATCGCTATGAAGAAGCACATACCATCTTTAAGTACATGTTAATGATTTTAGTGGTCTTAGGTGGATTATCATCAATTTTATTATTTGGTTTAACTGAATTCATTGTTGACATTGCTGGGTGGGACCCTGGAACCGTTTATGCATTAAAAGGAATGGCCATAAGTCCCGTTATTTTAGCTATTGTTGGTGCTATTCGCGGCTATTTTCAAGGCATGCAAAACATGTTGCCATCAGCTTTTGCGCAAATTTTCGAATCCCTTGGTAAAGTGATATTTGGTATTGGCTTCGTCATGTTCTTATTATCTATGGGATACGATATTGATTATGCTGCAGGTGGAGCAGCTGTTGGATTGAGTATAGGCGTCTTTTTAAGCATGTTATTCCTTGTTGTTATGTATGGTTATAAGCGAAAAAGCATACTGAAGAAAGTTAAAGAAGATCAAAGTGGTAATGCTATTGTTTTCTCTCAGGTATTCAAGTCTATTTTTACAATTGCTATACCAATTGCCATAGGAGCAGCTTGCTATACCATGATGAACTTTATCGATTCATTTACGATTGTTCGAGAATTAAAGCATGTAGGTCTAGATTTCGCTGCTGCTAACGAGATGATGGGTCAGAAGATCAAGGCTGATACCTTCATTAATATCCCTATGGTTCTTAGTGTATCTTTGGTCATCAGCATATTACCAGCTATATCAGAAGCTGTAGCCTTAAAAGATATAAAACAGCTTAAAGAAAAGATAGATATAGCATCAAAGTTGGCTTATTTAATTGCCTTGCCAGCGAGTATTGGTATTTTTATATTAGCCAAGCCTTTACTCCAATTGTTTTTCTTCAGTGATCCAAGTGGAGCAGGGGTTTTAGCTATCTACAGTTTGAGCATACTCTTTGTTATTATGGCTCAAACCTATACGGCTGTACTTCAAGGAATTGGCAACGTCTACTTGCCATTAATTAATTTAGCAATAGCATCTGCTATAAAGCTATGCTTCAATATGATGTTGATCAATGATGCACTCTATGTTAAAGGAGCAGTATTAAGCTCTGTTATTGCCTATGGAAGTTTGGCTATACTTAATTATATTACTGTGTCGAAAAAAACAAATTATAAAATCAATATTCCTTTCCTATTAAAAGGATTCATTTCAACATTGGTTATGGGGATTTGTACTTATGGAACATTTTACTTCATCCAGAAGATGACTAGCATAGCTATTTTGCAAATAGGTGTTAGTGTTATGGTTGGCGTATTGGTATATGGTATATTAATCATTTTAACGCAGGCGCTAAAGGAAGAAGACTACTATTATATTCCACAAGGTGAGCGTATTTATAAAATAATTAACAAAATTTTTTACAGAGGTAGATAA
- a CDS encoding GNAT family N-acetyltransferase, giving the protein MISYIRIPLTEVHRMKELWQQLNEHHYQQTPVFREDFVNYTFEDRIKKITSKVNSKENILLELVIDEKENKPIGYCITTINDGRNGEIDSLYVDNQYRGYNVGGKLMERAVKWMDERDVETQIIGVVAGNEDVLEFYKRYDFYPKAYVLKRKK; this is encoded by the coding sequence TTGATCAGTTATATAAGAATTCCTCTAACAGAAGTCCATCGAATGAAGGAATTATGGCAGCAACTGAATGAGCATCACTATCAGCAGACGCCTGTATTTAGAGAAGATTTTGTGAACTATACCTTCGAAGATAGGATCAAAAAAATTACCTCAAAAGTAAACAGTAAGGAAAACATACTCTTAGAATTGGTTATTGATGAAAAAGAAAATAAACCTATTGGCTACTGTATTACTACCATAAACGATGGTCGTAATGGCGAAATTGATTCCCTTTATGTAGATAATCAATATAGAGGTTATAATGTAGGCGGAAAACTAATGGAGAGGGCAGTTAAGTGGATGGACGAAAGAGATGTTGAAACCCAGATCATAGGTGTAGTAGCTGGGAATGAAGATGTTTTAGAGTTCTATAAACGCTATGACTTTTATCCAAAGGCTTATGTCTTAAAAAGAAAAAAATAA
- the rlmB gene encoding 23S rRNA (guanosine(2251)-2'-O)-methyltransferase RlmB: MKDNILIGRNAVIEAFKTERTIDKIMIQKGSKEGSIKKIISQAKSNGYVIQEVNKEKLDSLSEGEKHQGVIAFIASYDYSTLENIMDRAKDKGEDPFIIVLDNIVDPHNLGAIIRTANIVGAHGIVIPKRRAVGLTAVVAKTSAGAIEHTPVAKVSNIGRTIEDLQKKGLWAVCADMDGDMMYDVDLKGPICLVIGSEGEGVSRLVKEKCDFITRIPMKGEINSLNASVAAGVLMYEIIRQRMK; the protein is encoded by the coding sequence ATGAAGGATAATATTTTGATTGGACGTAATGCAGTCATTGAAGCATTTAAAACAGAGCGGACTATTGATAAAATAATGATTCAAAAAGGATCAAAAGAAGGATCTATCAAAAAAATAATTAGCCAAGCAAAAAGTAACGGCTACGTTATACAAGAAGTCAATAAGGAAAAATTGGACAGTCTTTCTGAAGGTGAAAAGCACCAAGGAGTTATTGCTTTTATTGCTTCTTACGATTATTCAACACTTGAAAATATTATGGACAGAGCCAAAGATAAGGGAGAAGATCCTTTTATCATTGTTCTTGATAATATAGTTGACCCACATAACTTAGGTGCTATCATTCGTACAGCCAATATCGTTGGTGCTCATGGAATTGTCATACCTAAGCGTCGTGCTGTTGGTTTGACGGCTGTTGTGGCAAAAACATCAGCTGGGGCTATTGAACATACTCCTGTAGCCAAAGTCTCCAATATTGGAAGAACCATTGAAGATCTTCAAAAGAAAGGTCTTTGGGCGGTATGTGCTGATATGGATGGAGATATGATGTATGATGTAGATTTGAAAGGTCCTATCTGCCTTGTTATTGGTAGTGAAGGCGAAGGTGTGTCACGCCTGGTAAAAGAAAAATGCGATTTCATAACCCGTATTCCGATGAAAGGTGAAATTAACTCACTTAATGCATCTGTTGCAGCAGGTGTTTTGATGTATGAGATTATACGACAACGTATGAAATAA
- a CDS encoding GNAT family N-acetyltransferase yields MLLRKAEINDAEKLQELMIRLDQETKYMLYEPGERKKDIKRMENMLQDFKETESAFIVVEDDKELVGYIACKRSPLQRIRHIGYIVVGIRQDYSNQGIGSKLFNAVDQWAEEAGLTRIELTVMTHNSRAVHLYEKMGYEVEGKKERSIKIDDKYIDEYYMAKLI; encoded by the coding sequence ATGCTATTAAGAAAAGCTGAAATAAATGATGCAGAGAAATTACAAGAGTTGATGATACGTCTAGATCAAGAAACCAAATACATGCTTTATGAGCCAGGGGAACGTAAAAAAGATATTAAAAGAATGGAGAATATGCTTCAAGACTTTAAGGAAACAGAGAGTGCTTTTATTGTTGTAGAAGATGATAAGGAATTAGTTGGTTATATTGCATGTAAAAGAAGTCCATTACAAAGAATTAGACATATAGGTTATATCGTCGTTGGGATAAGACAGGATTACAGTAACCAGGGTATTGGATCAAAGTTATTTAATGCTGTTGATCAATGGGCAGAAGAGGCTGGGTTAACTCGCATTGAATTAACAGTCATGACCCATAACTCTAGAGCAGTACATCTCTATGAGAAAATGGGCTATGAAGTTGAAGGGAAAAAAGAAAGGTCAATTAAGATAGATGATAAGTATATTGATGAGTATTATATGGCAAAACTAATATAA
- a CDS encoding HAD family hydrolase, which yields MSFEHIIWDWNGTLLDDVDLAIHSMNLIMADKKMNPLSKKEYFKHFGFPVSDYYRKIGFDLEQESMEELSDFFVTNYRNHLHMTGLHHRVDKTLKNFSENGLTQSILSAAEQNGLHEIVKHFGIREYFTDLVGLDDHQAKSKVERGQAWIKNQQINVDKTIMIGDTIHDYEVAKALGCHCALVAHGHQPFERLELQHGLVFKNLEEVEAFILK from the coding sequence ATGTCTTTTGAACATATCATTTGGGATTGGAATGGAACGCTTTTAGATGATGTAGATCTTGCTATTCACTCAATGAATCTTATTATGGCTGATAAAAAAATGAATCCATTGAGTAAAAAGGAGTATTTTAAACACTTTGGTTTTCCGGTCAGTGATTACTATAGGAAGATTGGTTTTGATTTAGAGCAAGAATCAATGGAAGAACTCTCTGATTTCTTTGTCACTAATTATCGTAACCATTTACATATGACAGGATTACATCATCGTGTGGATAAAACCTTGAAGAACTTTTCAGAGAATGGATTAACGCAATCCATTTTATCTGCAGCTGAGCAAAATGGTCTACATGAAATTGTCAAGCATTTTGGTATTAGAGAATACTTTACGGATTTGGTCGGCTTAGATGACCATCAGGCCAAAAGTAAAGTTGAAAGAGGACAAGCCTGGATCAAGAATCAACAAATCAATGTTGATAAGACCATAATGATCGGTGATACTATACATGATTATGAAGTAGCAAAAGCCTTAGGATGCCATTGTGCGTTAGTTGCTCACGGGCATCAACCTTTTGAGCGCTTGGAATTACAACATGGACTAGTCTTTAAAAACTTAGAAGAAGTTGAAGCATTTATACTAAAATAG
- a CDS encoding sensor histidine kinase, with protein sequence MVYLVGMYIIFSILLIIKNHKNRSIIWFILMLIGFCMATFGLAFYNTYISSSTFSENMLFKDVEEYILMLNYYLDLDILQQFRIMNIGTGLYIYGAICFAVSFMRRTKVTHYILLGIIPLLLVMVFDSVFLEKLYGFDTHTLYEISLKEINKRMALVNIFFNIMIKTYLFAATYVMIYTFIKTPQVIRKKFKYMMIGSIPIWLLFMLLFFYFPNHNIIFRRYEQLYMYNFTYNDFLYKTVSYLCVISVIILIIAMFKYNIFETSERKKQIDFEQQYETANIGLRIFSHSIKNQFVAIKLLAEHLEQVEDSERKQAISKEILNVCDDSISKLSNLSKNTQKIELHYAKENINELIRRSIRKLSKDFINYEDRQDLELFIDKNQFLRVMDNLLMNGVEAVHEEEKPEIVVTLKDSWDYGIIKIKDNGHGIEEKELKKVIRPFYSTKPTVSNWGVGLAYCQKAIAAFGGVLHIDSQVNRGTTVEIYIPKERRG encoded by the coding sequence GTGGTCTATTTAGTGGGGATGTATATCATTTTTAGCATACTCTTAATTATTAAAAATCATAAAAATCGATCGATTATATGGTTCATACTCATGCTCATAGGTTTTTGTATGGCAACCTTTGGACTTGCCTTTTATAATACATACATATCCAGTTCTACCTTTTCGGAAAACATGCTTTTTAAAGATGTAGAGGAATATATCTTAATGTTGAATTATTACTTGGATCTAGATATACTTCAACAATTTCGTATCATGAACATTGGGACGGGACTCTATATTTATGGAGCTATCTGTTTTGCAGTATCATTTATGCGACGAACCAAGGTGACTCACTATATACTTCTAGGAATAATTCCTTTATTATTAGTTATGGTATTTGATTCCGTGTTTTTAGAAAAACTCTATGGTTTTGATACCCACACACTATATGAGATTAGCCTTAAGGAGATTAATAAACGTATGGCTTTAGTCAATATATTTTTCAACATCATGATTAAGACTTATTTATTTGCAGCTACTTATGTGATGATATATACCTTTATCAAAACACCTCAAGTCATTCGGAAGAAATTCAAATACATGATGATAGGAAGCATCCCTATATGGCTATTATTTATGTTATTATTTTTTTATTTTCCTAATCACAACATTATCTTTAGGCGTTATGAACAGCTCTACATGTATAATTTTACTTACAATGATTTTTTATACAAAACGGTATCTTACTTGTGTGTCATATCCGTTATTATATTGATCATTGCTATGTTTAAATATAATATTTTTGAAACATCAGAAAGAAAAAAACAGATTGATTTTGAACAGCAATATGAAACAGCTAATATTGGTTTGCGGATTTTTTCGCATTCCATTAAGAATCAGTTTGTGGCCATCAAGTTATTAGCTGAACATCTTGAGCAAGTTGAGGATTCAGAAAGAAAGCAGGCTATTTCCAAAGAAATATTAAATGTTTGTGATGATTCAATATCTAAGCTCAGCAATTTATCTAAGAATACCCAAAAAATCGAACTACATTATGCAAAAGAAAACATCAATGAGCTGATTCGAAGGAGTATACGTAAGTTGTCTAAAGACTTCATTAACTATGAAGACAGACAGGACTTGGAATTATTTATTGATAAAAATCAATTTCTAAGAGTTATGGATAACCTGTTAATGAATGGTGTAGAGGCCGTTCATGAAGAAGAAAAACCAGAAATAGTAGTTACTTTAAAAGACAGCTGGGATTATGGCATTATTAAAATAAAGGATAACGGTCATGGGATAGAAGAAAAAGAGCTTAAGAAAGTTATTCGTCCTTTCTATTCAACAAAGCCAACAGTTTCTAATTGGGGCGTAGGCTTAGCGTACTGTCAAAAAGCCATTGCTGCATTTGGCGGTGTTTTACATATCGATTCACAGGTCAATAGGGGGACAACTGTAGAAATATATATACCCAAAGAAAGGAGAGGGTAA
- a CDS encoding carbohydrate ABC transporter permease has product MIILFLLPVTVLYLFFFIYPSIRAFYVSLFDWSGFSNDMDFIGLGNFIELFHDSHFWSVVMNNTFIIIFIGGIIIFTIAFILCGVLTTDIKGKKFYRAILFFPSVVNPVAVAILWSFIYNKQWGLLNNLLRVIGLENLEKAWLAPDTLIWSILVALVWMYTGFYCVILLAAFDRVPQGLIEAAQLEGANELKIFFKIKIPMIWDVLTTAIILWCINAVKEFSLLYAWGGGVDVPPPGSQNLATYMYMTAFGRRVTIYRMGYSTAMGVVMFLLIVTFVIIVSLLAKRETIEY; this is encoded by the coding sequence ATGATTATTCTATTTTTATTACCTGTTACGGTCTTATATTTATTCTTTTTCATTTATCCATCAATCAGAGCTTTTTATGTTAGTTTATTTGATTGGAGTGGATTCTCAAATGATATGGACTTTATTGGATTAGGTAACTTTATCGAATTATTCCATGACAGCCATTTCTGGTCTGTGGTGATGAACAATACTTTCATCATTATTTTTATTGGAGGTATCATAATTTTTACTATTGCCTTTATATTATGCGGCGTACTCACAACAGATATCAAAGGGAAGAAGTTCTATCGAGCTATATTGTTCTTTCCCTCTGTGGTGAATCCGGTAGCAGTAGCTATTTTATGGTCCTTTATCTATAATAAACAATGGGGATTACTTAATAATCTGTTACGAGTTATAGGGTTAGAAAACTTAGAAAAGGCATGGCTTGCACCTGACACCCTTATTTGGTCTATCTTAGTGGCTTTAGTATGGATGTATACAGGCTTCTATTGCGTTATACTTCTAGCTGCTTTTGATCGTGTACCTCAAGGGTTAATTGAAGCGGCACAGTTAGAAGGTGCTAATGAGCTTAAAATATTCTTTAAAATAAAAATTCCTATGATCTGGGATGTTCTAACAACAGCAATCATATTATGGTGTATTAATGCTGTGAAGGAATTCTCACTGCTCTATGCATGGGGTGGAGGGGTGGATGTCCCGCCACCAGGGTCACAAAACTTAGCAACATATATGTACATGACAGCTTTTGGCCGACGAGTAACCATTTATCGCATGGGTTATAGTACTGCAATGGGAGTGGTGATGTTCTTATTAATTGTAACTTTTGTTATTATCGTTTCACTATTGGCTAAACGTGAAACCATTGAATATTAA
- a CDS encoding ABC transporter substrate-binding protein: MKSFKKVLALLLSVIFIMGLLTACGETETAKEEGVKTEVKEEAKNEPKEEKEETKNVGNLNYVSMWNEGEPQAEVIKAICADFEAETGTKVEVEFAGRDVLTKIRSRLLMNDAPDIIDQDLSELNGALMKEESLVLPLTDFFAEAGPEGGTMMDVFNEDVVRLYEQEGNLYYMPYSYITSGFFYDKSMFEELSLEAPNTWEEFVVNNEALLEAGIAPLALDGNISFYNAYYYYWSVIRVLGKGALYEAAGDKTGASWDDPGFLKAAELVYEISKGGKNHFQDGYEGSNYPAGQSDWALGKSGSVLCGSWIPVETKDIADADFNFGFYPFPMVDGGVGSNKDVEAYLIGCAIPKDAPNPEGAKELLRFMMEKEYAEKYATETLNISARKDVAYPDILADIEPVVSSAETFHLSYDGAMAMYSEWFANVFYPIDNQLVFGELTPEEFIESLKAESIKYWANK, translated from the coding sequence TTGAAAAGTTTTAAGAAGGTTTTAGCATTACTACTTTCAGTCATATTTATTATGGGGTTATTGACTGCATGTGGCGAAACAGAAACAGCTAAAGAAGAAGGTGTAAAAACAGAAGTAAAAGAAGAGGCTAAAAATGAGCCTAAAGAGGAGAAGGAAGAGACAAAGAATGTTGGTAATCTGAATTATGTTTCCATGTGGAATGAAGGTGAACCACAAGCAGAAGTCATCAAAGCGATTTGTGCTGATTTTGAAGCAGAAACAGGAACAAAAGTGGAGGTAGAATTTGCAGGACGTGACGTATTAACAAAGATTAGAAGTCGATTATTGATGAATGATGCTCCTGATATCATTGATCAAGACTTAAGCGAATTAAACGGGGCGTTAATGAAAGAAGAGTCCTTAGTATTGCCTTTAACAGACTTCTTTGCTGAAGCAGGTCCTGAAGGTGGAACCATGATGGATGTATTTAATGAAGATGTGGTTAGACTCTATGAGCAAGAGGGGAATCTTTATTACATGCCATATTCTTATATAACTTCAGGCTTTTTCTATGATAAATCTATGTTTGAAGAATTATCATTAGAAGCACCAAACACTTGGGAAGAGTTTGTTGTTAACAATGAAGCTTTATTAGAGGCAGGTATTGCGCCATTAGCTTTAGATGGTAACATATCTTTCTACAACGCTTATTATTATTATTGGTCAGTTATTCGTGTATTAGGTAAAGGTGCTTTATATGAAGCAGCTGGAGATAAAACGGGTGCATCATGGGATGACCCAGGTTTCTTAAAGGCAGCTGAACTGGTTTATGAAATCAGTAAGGGAGGCAAAAACCACTTCCAAGACGGATATGAAGGTAGTAATTATCCAGCTGGTCAATCGGATTGGGCTTTAGGTAAATCAGGTAGTGTACTATGTGGTAGCTGGATTCCGGTCGAGACAAAAGATATTGCAGATGCAGATTTTAATTTTGGTTTCTATCCTTTCCCAATGGTTGATGGTGGAGTAGGTTCTAATAAAGATGTTGAAGCTTACCTCATTGGTTGTGCTATTCCTAAGGATGCACCTAACCCTGAAGGAGCGAAAGAGTTACTTCGATTTATGATGGAGAAAGAATATGCAGAGAAATATGCGACAGAAACTCTTAATATCTCAGCACGAAAAGATGTAGCATATCCAGACATACTTGCTGATATAGAACCAGTAGTGAGTAGTGCAGAAACTTTCCATCTTTCCTATGATGGTGCCATGGCTATGTATTCTGAATGGTTTGCTAACGTATTTTATCCTATCGATAATCAGTTGGTATTTGGTGAATTAACACCAGAAGAGTTTATTGAAAGTCTAAAAGCAGAATCCATAAAGTATTGGGCTAACAAGTAA
- a CDS encoding class I SAM-dependent methyltransferase, which translates to MDESIKSTLAESYNNNAQLREGNNIVSWKENELLRALDYINLENNSRFLDLGAGSGIYGEYFNKQGINVTCIDLSFELVSQCVDRGLHARLMDFYDLQFEDNSFDFVWSMNSLLHVPKQSLTKVLEEVHRVLKKDGHFYMGLYGGEDFEGIYEDDSYEPKRFFSFYTDEALIESVGELFTVKEFNKIYLEERQMYFQSMVLSPL; encoded by the coding sequence ATGGATGAAAGTATTAAGTCCACTTTGGCTGAGAGCTATAACAACAACGCGCAATTAAGAGAGGGGAATAACATTGTAAGTTGGAAAGAAAATGAGCTATTAAGAGCCTTGGACTATATTAATTTAGAAAATAATAGTCGCTTTTTAGATTTAGGGGCAGGATCAGGCATCTATGGTGAATATTTTAATAAACAAGGCATCAATGTTACATGCATTGATTTATCATTTGAGTTGGTAAGTCAATGTGTTGATCGTGGCTTACACGCAAGACTAATGGATTTTTATGATCTACAATTCGAGGATAATAGTTTTGATTTTGTTTGGTCAATGAATTCCCTATTACATGTTCCTAAGCAAAGCTTAACAAAGGTTTTAGAAGAAGTTCATCGGGTCTTAAAGAAGGACGGGCATTTTTACATGGGATTATATGGTGGAGAAGATTTTGAAGGTATCTACGAAGATGATTCTTATGAACCTAAGCGATTTTTCTCTTTCTATACCGATGAAGCACTCATTGAATCGGTGGGAGAATTATTTACTGTGAAGGAGTTTAACAAAATTTATTTAGAGGAAAGACAAATGTATTTCCAGTCCATGGTACTTAGTCCTTTGTAG